The window ACCCTGGCCGACCAGCTGGAAGCGCGCAAGCTGCCCGTGCATGCCCTGGTCTTTCCCGGGTTGGGCGATCCCGCCTGGACTCCCGCGCCGGGCACCCAGTTCTTCCTAATCGGTCCGGAATCCCAGTTCGAGCTGATGGACCGCTACCTGGCGCGCCACGCCCCGGGCCAGAGCCTGCGCCGCCTGCGTCCCTGCCACTATTGGCTGACCGGAACGGAGCAGGCTCCGCCGACGCGATCGCCGGATGACGGGATCCGGCCATGAGGGCGCGCGAAATCCGCCTCCTCGTCGCCACCGGCAACCTTCACAAGCTCGAGGAGCTGCACCACGCCCTCGAGGCCGCCTTCGGCCCTGTTGAGCTGAAATCGCTGCGCGACTTCCCGGAGCTGGCGGAGCCCGTCGAGGACGGCGCGACTCTGGCCGAGAACGCCCTCATCAAGGCGCGGGCGCTGCACGCGCACTGCGGCGGGCTCTGCGTCGCCGACGACACGGGCCTGCTGGTGGACGCCCTGGACGGGGCGCCCGGCGTCCACAGCGCGCGCTGGGCGGGACCGGGCTGCAGCTACGCCGACAATGTCCGCCGCCTGTGCCGGCAGATCGGGCCGGTGCCGTCCGACCGGCGCCAGGCGCGCTTCGAGACGGTGCTGGCCGTGGTGGAACCCGACGGGGGCGAGACCCTGCTCCGCGGCGCCTGCCACGGGCTGATCCTCGATGCGCCGCGCGGCGAGGGCGGCTTCGGCTACGACCCGGTCTTCCTCGTGCCCGAGCTGGGCCGCACTTTCGCCGAGCTGAGCCTGGCGGAGAAGAACGCCCTCAGCCACCGCGGACGGGCCGTGGAGAAACTGGTCGCCTGGTTGCGCGAGGCGCGGGGCTGGTGAGTCAGCGCGGCTCTTCGTGCAAGAGGCGCGTCCAGCGCCG of the bacterium genome contains:
- the rdgB gene encoding RdgB/HAM1 family non-canonical purine NTP pyrophosphatase; the protein is MRAREIRLLVATGNLHKLEELHHALEAAFGPVELKSLRDFPELAEPVEDGATLAENALIKARALHAHCGGLCVADDTGLLVDALDGAPGVHSARWAGPGCSYADNVRRLCRQIGPVPSDRRQARFETVLAVVEPDGGETLLRGACHGLILDAPRGEGGFGYDPVFLVPELGRTFAELSLAEKNALSHRGRAVEKLVAWLREARGW